Genomic DNA from Paramisgurnus dabryanus chromosome 11, PD_genome_1.1, whole genome shotgun sequence:
ttacttttgggagcttttccattaggTGCAGTACGTGGTACCCGATACtatttttcgtaccacctcggttggggttccaagcgccccgagctgataccaaacgtgaagcgaaaacactgtagatcacagaaataaataaatgtttgggaATGTACAatgacgctctcacttgtattatgtcacagcagtaggcagcgcaaatataacgacacacctataatccctcccactacgaagtgatactaaacttgatgggaaagctaaccacgccaaagtgaggtgagccgACCCAACCTAAACtaaactgtggggtactatgcaatggaaaagcatcattactttgatccaacaattGCCAACATGGgtttcacactgacccaaaagactccaacagacgcatCCCCAAATCCCTAGTCTATCCCCAAACCCAAGCAACagtggtttaaaaaacagaaaataattgAGAAACCATACATAAAACGGCACGAAAAGATGCACCATATTAAGTAAAGAGGAAGCACTGGTGTATCACATgcacgcaaaattggaatttgctGGATTTATTGCACGACTTTTCACACTGTGTGTTCACACCTACAAATTTGTAGCACAAACGCAGTCtttattgttgttttggttATACCAGCTTGTGCCTATATTAAACTGATTTAAGCATGAATTAACACACCGAAATCACAGGTCTGCGTTTACGTAGTTTACACTGAGACGACAAGGCGCCAAAAAACCCATCTTTATAAGTTTGCATTTTCAGGACCCGAAAACGCTGTCATTGTGTAAACTAACAGCAAAACAGCGTAAAATCTTTCCCATTTACGGTTGTAATCGTTGTTGTGTAAACGGCCCCTCACTGTTAAAGCAGCTCCTATAAAAGCTCTTTCAAGTCTTTAAAGAGGTCAGATATCGCTAGCATCAGCGTTTTTTATTCTTCCCCTCTCTTTTAATACCTGCTGGGAAAATTTTACCCTCTTTGAATGTTCTGCTTAATGAGGAGGAATGCTTTATTTCATAGGAGCTGAATCTCTTGGCTTTAAAAGTTTTCTCCTTGTCTGGCAGCTGTTAGGTTGGCATACAGCCAGATTGTGAAAAGAGAATGAGTTTCTCAGTTCTCTGTAATGGTTTGTGAGGCTGGAATTTTAGAGCTAGCTGGGATGTGCCTGCGCACACGTACACAATCCCAACAGGATGTTATAGTCCAGGTGCGCAGCACTCCAGTTATAATTTAGTTTAAAGAAAAGTAAGGAGGGTATTATAGCAccctaaaataaatattttaattaaataccAGTACAAGGGCTTGCAagctaatgtaataaaatactgACTGTATTGTTCTGCGCTTCTGTCCATAACTTACCTATTGAAAATTGACCTATGCAATTTttacttaaatacatttttgtgatttttgaattaaaacacCTAAAAGTGTATTGTACGATTTGAAGTTAAATATTGTAGCTCAATTTGTGGTcaaatttcatttattttaaaaacctttGGGATTCCAAGTATTTAGTGcgattttttaattatacagTGTTTAGTAAATAAATGGTTTACAATTAATAGCTACAGTTAATTTAACAATTTAAGTGTTTTTCATGTGAATTAGTGATTTACAGTATTTGGGGGGATTGGGGCAGTCGGTATGGACTTACTTTGGCCAAGGACTCACCAGATTTAGACATTAAAGAAATGTTGCTTGATCTTGTGTGTGTTGATATACATGTGCGTttttatgtgtttgttttaaaaattaaaaatgtaattattatatatttataacatATTCTCTACTGGATAATGACCACTAAGTCAAAGATATCCTTAAAATTTGACACAGAAAAATTTGGTATGGTATTCTGTTGTCTGTAATAAAGCTTACCTCAAGTTCActctttaaactttttttaactagTCTGTTCTGCTTTTAGTTCAGAAGTATCCATTACAGTTACCCAAGAGAGATACACCCAAACATTTGTGTAGGAAATTGTATCTTAAGAAAAACTCTCCTCATGGGCTGTTTGATATTTGTGGTCTTTAACCCGTCATTTACATTCAAACTGGGTTTATGAGCACAACAAACATACacagaatattcattttttttatttttgtttttgcatgAATAGATGAGGTTGTGCTGAAGTTTGAAGATGGACGTGTTCGAGCCAGAAATGTGCTTTATGACACACTTCCTGTTGTAATCCACGGCAACGGACCCACCAAAGTACTATTTTGATACAATACCATCTATACAGCATGCATAGTACTATATCTACAGCTAGTcttatttaaaggggccatggcacaagacttctttaagatgtcaaataaatctttggtgtccccagagcacatatgtgacgttttagctcaaaataccatataaataatttattattacatgttaaaattgatactttgtaggtgtgtgcaaaaatgtgccgttttggttgtgtcctttaaaatggaaatgagataatgaaattcaaacactgatcacaatgataatggtttgttgcaattaaaactcaatcgtgcttttctctgcactaaatggcagtgctgtgattggatagtgcagattaaggggtggtattattataataagagctccttatgacatcacaaggagagacaaatttcaacgacctattttttcatgtacttgtttaccaaaactaagttactgggttgatctttttcacattttctaaattgatagaagcactggggaccctaacatagcacttaaacatggaaaaagtcagattttcatgccatggtcCCTTTAATATCACATTTTATTACTCTTTCAGCTCCAGATAAACTATCTAGGCAACTATATTCCAAATGTGTGGACATTTGAAACTGGTTGTACAATCTGTAATGAGGACCTGCGGCCTCTTTCTGGACTCCAGGTGGGCTGTTTTTATGAATTCATGAGACTTTTTAAAGAGAATTTGTTGGTGTAATCTGATGAATCAGTCATTTTTATACCTAATGTACACGACATCTGACAATGAAAAATTACtttgagtaaaaaaaaaactaaagtgcAGTGTTTTGTTGAACAGTGTTAACTTTATTAATTGTATTTCAAGCTTTAGTTGAACAATGTTACCGCTGGAAATTGTAAAGAAGTCTGTTTTAAATGTCTGCAGGAAAGTGAATATCCTGTGGTGGTCATCGGGGTCTTCATTCAACAACCAACCCCTTTCGTCACCGTGTTCTTCGAGCGCTTGCTCAATCTCAATTACCCCAAAAATCGGCTCAGATTATTCATTTATAACCAGGTGAGATATTATGTTACAGATGTACTGTGCTTCTATTTACTGCTTAAAATCTCTCCTATTGGCATTCAGTAAGAGTTTAGATTACACTGACATACATTTCATGAATGCTGCagtcttaaatataaaaacttgATGTGAAATCTCCTCTCTGAAAATGTTTACACATGCTTTTTATGTTCTTTGCAGTTAAATCTATGAATACGCCCAGATTATTTTCAAACTATATTAGAGCACTATTATCCCATGTCCTGGTAAATACAATGTGCTCAAAACCATATTATCCTCTTTTCATAAGTTAGGTCTTCATTGTTGTTTGACAAAAGGGAGATGAAAGCAAGATTGGACCTTTTATAATTCATGAATGCTGTCTGTTTATTGTTCATCTGATGTTTATCGCTAACTGCAGGACTGCAGGATCACTGTAGAGGAAtagcatttatatttttattaaagtgaaTAGAAAAAACTATAAAATGTGCTAAGGTATTAAAAGTAATGAAATTGGATGTACAGTACATACATTGTTGGAAACTGCAATGCGAAcagttttttcatttaaataaatacagcattttaattaaagggataggtcacccaaaaattctgtcatcatttactcactctcatgttgttttaaacctgtatcattttttttgttttgaacaAACCATTCATGAatcccattcacttccatagttttctttttcctactattgaagtgaatggggctcatgatcaatttggttacaaacatttttcaaaatatcttccttttatatttatttttgggggaactatccctttaaggctgTAATCCATAGCCTGTGCTTCTGTAGCATcgtctctgtttgaaacataaaattgcaggttaTTTTCTGTAGCCTACCTATTTTAACGCGTGTTGATGTCAAATGATGTGAAACGACATTTTCCCGTCAGACTGTGAAACAGATCAGAAATTATAAGTCATTATTTTAATCATTGCGAAGCTAAGGTATGGAGAGTTTTGattttttgtgaatttgctcCATGATCATTGTTTagatttttaaccaaaaagttGAAGATTgctttaaatggatagttcggccaaaaatgatattaaacccatgatttactcacccccaagctgtccgagttgcatatgtccatcgtttttcagacaaacacattttcggatattttataaaatgttttagatctttcagttgattaaatgtaatgttacggggtccacacatagtccacgaccttcaagtccaaaaaaagtgcgtccatccttcacaaattaaatccaaacggctccaggatgataagcaaaggtcttctgaggataatccgcgcggtgttgttgtagaaatatccatatttaaaactttattaacgaaaataaataccttccggtagcgtcgccatcttagtcgcgtccgcattcaggagagagtattagcgtagtgtacgcacttttcttagtgacgtatgacaaatttggagggcggggccacagagcagcagcagagtagcctccgtacgctgtgtaagctctcatcctgaatgcggatgcgactaagatggcggcgctaccggaaggtatttattttcgttaataaagttttaaatatgaaaatttctacaacaacaccacgcggattaccctcagaagacctttgtttatcatcctggagccgtttggatttattttgtgaaggatggacgcactttttttggacttgaaggtcgtggaccccgtaacattacatttaatcaactgaaagatctaaaacattttctaaaatatccgaaaatgtgtttgtttgaaaaacgatggacatattcataattggacagcttgggggtgagtaaatcatgggtttaatatcatttttggccgaactatccatttaataatataaaaaagctGAACTTgaattattttactattttctttGGCAGGAACCGCACCATGATGAACAAGTCCGAAAATTTCTTGAGGATCATGAGTCGGAGTACCAGGGCGTGAAGCTGATTGGACCAGTGGAGGATATTGATACTGTGACCTCACGTAACATAGCATTGTAAGTGTGTGCATTCATTTATTCAATGCTTTCAGGTGACAGGGACTCTGTCAGTATTTGTTTGGTCCTCCAAAGCACTGTGGGAACCTGTACACAATAGTTTTTTAATGTGCTATTTAATGTGATTATGCCAGCAAACAACTTGCTTTgaatattgtatttatttattttcctgtgTTTCTGTTTCAGTGATATGTGTCGAGATGACATTGACTGTGAATACTTCTTCAGCATAGATGTGGATGTGGTTTTAAAGAATGAAGATGCACTTAAAATCCTTATAGAGCTCAATAAGTAAGTAAATAAGTATGATTAAAAGTATGGTAGAtaatttttttgccataaatgaaacaaaagtaTATACTGATCTGAAAAGAAGGTTTGGCATGTAGACATACTTTGAAAGTAAAGGTGACTGTAAATAATCTCGAAAGTCATTTTGAGCTGGGGCTACTTTGGTAAATGAACTTCTAGTCAGTTCTAAAAGCCACAAAATGAGACACAGATGAGTCAAATCTACATATAATCACTATTTTTAAACCCCACAGGCCTTTCATTGCTCCAATGATGACCAAACCTGGACGACTGTGGACAAACTTTTGGGGTGCCCTCAGTGCAGATGGATACTACGCCAGGTCTGAGGATTACGTGGACATAGTTCAAGGACGCCGAGTGTAAGTTTATATCTTGGAGAAGCAGGGGAAGAACAGAGAAACCATATCAAAATGCATGGACCATTACACCAACAGCGACTTTGCATTAATGTGGAGTTGATCCAAAAGTGGGATTTTTTGCCCATTGATCCAGTAGAgcatttgtgagatcaggcacTGATGGTGGATGGAAAGGCCTCACAATCTCTGTTCCAGTTCAGAGGTGTTTGGTGGGGTTGGGGTCAAGGTTCACATTCACAGGGACTTAAAATCGTCTGTATATTTTACTGCGGCAAAATCAAGAAGGTTTTGAATTAATTGTAAAAATCATGTGTGGTATGTGATGATTCTCTTGAACTTTCATAGGGGCTTGTGGAATGTGCCATACGTCTCTCATATTTTCCTGGTGAAAGCAGATGTATTAAGGACCGACCTCAAGGCTATTAACCCGTTTGAGTCGGCATCGCTTGATCCAGATATGGCCTTCTGCGCCAACCTCCGAAATAAGGTCAGAGATACTTTAAGAAATACAGTTATAACCAGTCCTCCTAATACAGAAACAAGATCAACCACAAGTTACTGTGCTTTCAGAATAACCCAGTAAGACAGAGCTTTCTGGCTGAtacttttattgtttgtttttttagggcGTCttcatgtttgtaacaaatatgCAAACTTTCGGCCGAGTGTTATCTACAGAAAATTACCAAACAAAGCATTTACACAACGATCTCTGGCAGATCTTTGAAAATCCTTTGGTAAGATGAAAATATTTCAGacagcattttttcaaatattataaacaGCATCCTTATTGAGCAGTTCTGTTTCTTAAGTTTAACTGTTTGTTTTGTCTTGTATTTTATCACTTCCTTTGACCAGGACTGGGAGGAAAGATACATCCATAAGAATTACTCAAAGGTTTTAAGTGAAAATCTTATAGAAACAGTGAGTATTCATCCACAACCAAAACTGAGATGAGGCATTTTCTACATTGTTTATAAGATGAAAGCTATCTTGGCCATGGGTTAATTTTAGATCTATAATATTCGATTATGAAAATAGTTGTCAACAATTGTCATTATGGATTAGTTTGTCTATAATGTCACTTTCCAACCACACCACCACTGTTTTGCATTTGTatataaataacatcaattGAAATTATAATAGTTAAGATTAGGGATGCTtgcattaaatgactcgatcggtTTCTTGCTAAACTTGCCCGATCTCACAAACTAATCTTTCTTTTTACCTTTGTCAGCATAGGGCTCCTGAATTTTGAGACTATTTATACACGATGCACATTAGCATCACGTTAGCATTGCATAACTGTTTACAATTTATAATTGTACTTTTCTCTGGCTCCATGATTTAACTTCAAATAAGCGCTGCATGATAAATCGCATGCAATTGTAACGcgcatctcatcagtaaagccggttcctttcAGAACCTGCAACCGTTTTCTCGAAATGGTGCGATATTCTTTTGGGGTTTGTTTGGCAAAAAGGTGGTGGGCCGTTGGACGGTGATAGTGCTCAGGGTTAGTGTTCCTGACGTCATGTTTTTACGGAAGTTACAACgggtattaaaaaaaatcacagctaCGTTAGGCAGGCTGTGTGAATTTGACTTTGAAacttatatggtgcttacataGCCCCTAGACCTCagttatcataaaaaacatgaAATTTCAGATTTGACAATATGGGACCTTTAAGTTTAGGGGATTTCTTTGCATTTTATATTTCATCTTCTGTAAATTATAATTGCAAAATACTTCTCCTTAACAAGCCGCACAATTTAAATCGTATTATTTATTCCATagcacaaaaaaagttttgcacTTACTGTAGGGTTTGGGGTATAGGGTTTGTGAATATCATTAAACCCTAgataagaataataatcaagCATAAAATAAACTAAGAATGTCCACTAATAAAGCAAATATCTTGTATAGTTATTATATTTTAAGCATTGCTGAATTTTTCTATCTTTGTGTAGCCATGCCCTGATGTGTTCTGGTTCCCTGTCTTCACTGACGTGGCTTGCGATCATTTTGTTGAAGAGATGGAGCATTTTGGCCAGTGGTCAGGAGGTGCTAATACAGTATGTagtgtttttctttatatatGAACTATGTTACACCTCTCAGCAGTCTTATTGCTACatattttaagcatttttttgcatttaggATCCTAGGATCCAAGGTGGATATGAAAATGTCCCCACAATCGATATTCACATGAATCAGGTGGAGTATGACAAACATTGGCGAAAGTTCTTGTTGGAATATGTAGCACCAGTTACAGAGAAAATGTTTCCTGGGTACCAAACAACGGTAAGCCCTTCTTTGTCTTTTGTAATGAGGCACTTCTTATATTTTGTGTTAAGATATTCTTTTTTCCTAATTTTACATAGGATCTATATTTTCATTGACAAACTTAAAAACTTTCAGCAACCATAGTGAGCACACCCCCAGCAATTTAGTCCAgcttattttttaaagattttttatcaattattttatttacttagtgtTTTTTAATCATTCAAATCATGCTTTTACAAGAAAGAATAAATACATTctctccactttcataaaaattatATCCAAATtgactcacccccatgtcatccaggttgtttatgtctttatttgtttaattgagaaaaatgtaagttttttaaggaaaacattgcaggattttttttcaatttaaaaaagttgccagacagcaccagcatttttcttgattttcacaaaagttcaaTGCCTTCCACAaaattgtatgtttaaatatataaacatacaatgtatcaaataaaaagaacagaccatctgctttaaaaaaaaataatcctaccttcatgtgttctgtttttatcacctctcaaatatgggtagatttcttcaaaaacaccaaattttgagcaaaaagctgagataattcaattttagGTGAAGGCCATATTACTTGACAACcatattaaacaataaactgacacaaagtgAGGCAATGATGTAATGtttagctagataagacccttataaCTCGGTTGGGATCATTAACTTGCCACCACTCcccaccagccattttttttaaaagttgcccaccagcatttttttgtgattttcacaaaagtttcacaaattGCCTTCCaggaattttttttcaaatgaaagaacagaccctctgctttcaaacaaacaataaacaaacaaacaaacgtttcatcctatctaaaAATTTTTCTCTGCTAATTaacttttaaatatgggtatttttctttaaaaatattttttttttagcaaaaagctgaaataattgcatttttgtgaaggaattttgttagagatcagattcagaatgattatcaaaacataaacagagtttaaaattagtaaataacgttttaacttcatttttttttcataaattgggttaAGTGCTATAATAAGTGTAagtggataatcacggtattgcggtttaacataaaaattcatcaggaacacttttttatgcaaatgttttctcttaattgacgagataactcatcaatggcggggaaagagttaataaagcaataagccccaggaagcagtgggttaccagtgcattttataacagcgaagcggagtgcctaaaacccccttagctgttataatgCACTGTAACACCACTGCTTTGCggtagagctgtaatcgggccttaaaagttaggatgtccggagcccgacagaatgcagtACATTTcgattgacagctttttaaaagcccgaacccgtttacagcccgacattatttaaatgtgcgcacacacacagcttttgtcaagaatgagaaatttacacaggttttaacattatttattcatgatgactaataatctacacgccacttggaagttgaaacaaagaaataagtaatctgtaacattgtaacatctcattctaaataggcttatgcaatacactataaatatggcaataaaattattatttcttaactaattaaattaagataatacattctgaattaagatgggtatttggcaataacgaaattaagaggcaggctccgcgggatttgcgtcggcacttctttccattactgccaacattagtctatatcctctgtctaaattatgtaagactcgattcatatttagttatacattgaaaaacctactcaccaagattaggctacatgtttttgatgaggaaaatcattaaatccactgtaaatgaattcagcgcgatcctgcgctactgatttgaacttgaccgctcatttacctcacaaagccggagcggaagcccgagcccgcccgagcccgtgtaaaatgttagaaatgaagcccgaacccgcccgagcgtcccgtcgggttcgggcaaagatcttcagctctactttgcggggcttattgcgtttataaaacagttacttcatatgcatagcagaatttcataaaatgaaacacaaataagttgtaattatattagtacaaatattactcttccgccaaacaaaggacttcctcagaatcaagtgtggctgCAACAGAGCACagttttcatcctaccttcatttgttcctctcaaatttttttgtGAATAACTTTAGTAAGAAATCAGTTTTAGAGCCTGATCAAAACTTCTGTGTttttagtgttgagtgaatgcatcagtgtttaagttgggtaagatcgccataCTGTGGATAACGCAAATATGAATGTGAGGTTAGAAACTCCTCAGGgagcgttttctctttattgacgagatgactcaacaatatttattgacatttatctggatatcggcattaattgtgcaattatagacaaattaaaaatatgattaaagactgtggtgtttattttcataaatcaattCGGAGCAACAGTGCGCAGTAAttcttatgt
This window encodes:
- the plod1a gene encoding procollagen-lysine,2-oxoglutarate 5-dioxygenase 1, which translates into the protein MRGAVLILTVCSFAFFTSLYCNQQDSIPEGDLLVLTVATEETDGFRRFMRSIRHFNYTVKVLGRGEEWKGGDYMSPPGGGQKVRLLKLALDEITEDNKVILFVDSFDVIFSSGPKELLKKFQQTGHKVVFSSETLVWPDRHLEDKHPHVREGKRFLGAGGFIGYAPNLKEMLSDWSGEENDSDQLFYTKIYINSDKRKSINITLDSKCRLFQNLHGALDEVVLKFEDGRVRARNVLYDTLPVVIHGNGPTKLQINYLGNYIPNVWTFETGCTICNEDLRPLSGLQESEYPVVVIGVFIQQPTPFVTVFFERLLNLNYPKNRLRLFIYNQEPHHDEQVRKFLEDHESEYQGVKLIGPVEDIDTVTSRNIAFDMCRDDIDCEYFFSIDVDVVLKNEDALKILIELNKPFIAPMMTKPGRLWTNFWGALSADGYYARSEDYVDIVQGRRVGLWNVPYVSHIFLVKADVLRTDLKAINPFESASLDPDMAFCANLRNKGVFMFVTNMQTFGRVLSTENYQTKHLHNDLWQIFENPLDWEERYIHKNYSKVLSENLIETPCPDVFWFPVFTDVACDHFVEEMEHFGQWSGGANTDPRIQGGYENVPTIDIHMNQVEYDKHWRKFLLEYVAPVTEKMFPGYQTTAQFDLAFVVRYKPDEQPSLRPHHDASTFTINIALNQVGIDYQGGGCRFLRYNCSITAPRKGWALMHPGRLTHYHEGLPTVDGVRYIAVSFVDP